One genomic window of Prochlorococcus sp. MIT 0801 includes the following:
- the rnhA gene encoding ribonuclease HI, protein MSKEEKFAIAAATDGACSGNPGPGGWGALIRFQDGSEIEFGGNSPETTNNRMELQAALFVLEKLKNIKFDPSLTIKTDSKYLIDGMEKWMPNWKKKGWKTASGKPVLNQDLWKALDHPKLPKIKLQYVKGHSGEKDNDRVDAIAVAFSKGRKIQLKDFANN, encoded by the coding sequence ATGTCTAAAGAAGAAAAATTTGCAATTGCTGCAGCAACAGATGGTGCATGTAGTGGTAATCCTGGTCCAGGTGGCTGGGGAGCATTAATCAGATTCCAGGATGGAAGCGAGATTGAATTCGGTGGGAACTCGCCCGAGACAACAAATAATCGCATGGAATTACAGGCTGCATTATTTGTTCTAGAAAAATTAAAAAATATAAAATTCGACCCTTCGCTAACTATTAAAACTGATAGCAAATATTTAATTGATGGAATGGAAAAATGGATGCCAAATTGGAAAAAGAAAGGCTGGAAAACTGCATCTGGCAAACCAGTTCTCAATCAAGATTTATGGAAAGCTCTTGACCATCCTAAGTTACCAAAAATCAAACTTCAATATGTTAAAGGTCATAGCGGAGAAAAGGATAATGACAGAGTCGATGCAATTGCGGTAGCTTTTTCTAAAGGTAGAAAAATACAACTAAAAGATTTTGCCAACAACTAA